The Hippoglossus hippoglossus isolate fHipHip1 chromosome 21, fHipHip1.pri, whole genome shotgun sequence genome contains a region encoding:
- the si:ch211-214p13.8 gene encoding B- and T-lymphocyte attenuator isoform X2 produces MNMDRTSYTYLMIFYILVPIYGRTEGLFPSCRVGLMVRRGTALKRAPHQPVTISCPVKHCGKSVNVSWCKILDTNICERIRNTQNVEIRQRDDNAKNELVSILTFKWISAQDGGLYRCDLKGYGFEEISHTINISVSDKHKEAESTHKVAVEPLSAPGDEAEAWLPYFYICAGIALVVFTLSAFTLLSSYGWKQILTHKSTKETSTRTIPDLPMWSAPSSPVMFVPSDIHSPGTPPYLITNGNQPLAKAADERKASLCAVYATVDHTQAGRPVSKQHAASEEDKAPQYAAVNVS; encoded by the exons ATGAACATGGACAGAACCTCATACACTTATCTGATGATCTTTTACATATTGGTTCCCATCTATGGAAGAACTGAAG GCTTGTTTCCTTCATGTCGAGTTGGGCTGATGGTGCGGAGAGGCACGGCGCTGAAGAGAGCGCCACACCAGCCTGTGACGATCAGCTGTCCCGTCAAACACTGTGGAAAGTCAGTGAACGTCAGCTGGTGTAAAATACTggacacaaacatctgtgaacggatcagaaacacacagaatgtGGAAATAAGACAGAGAGACGACAATGCGAAGAATGAACTGGTCTCCATTTTAACTTTCAAATGGATTTCTGCTCAAGATGGTGGCCTGTACAGATGTGATTTAAAAGGATACGGATTTGAGGAAATCAGTCACACCATCAACATCTCAGTTTCAG ACAAACATAAGGAGGCTGAGTCAACTCACAAAGTTGCTG TTGAGCCACTGTCCGCTCCTGGTGATGAGGCTGAGGCCTGGCTGCCCTACTTCTACATCTGTGCTGGCATCGCTCTTGTGGTTTTCACATTATCGGCATTTACCCTCCTGAGTTCTTACGGCTGGAAAC AAATACTGACCCACAAGTCAACGAAG GAAACATCCACTCGTACGATACCGGACCTGCCCATGTGGAGCGCTCCATCCTCTCCCGTCATGTTTGTTCCAAGCGACATCCACTCTCCAGGGACACCACCTTACCTGATCACCAATGGGAACCAGCCTTTGGCGAAGGCCGCAGATGAGCGTAAAGCATCTCTCTGTGCCGTGTACGCCACCGTCGACCATACACAGGCTGGGAGACCTGTCAGTAAGCAGCACGCTGCCTCTGAAGAAGATAAAGCCCCTCAGTATGCTGCTGTCAATGTttcctaa
- the si:ch211-214p13.8 gene encoding B- and T-lymphocyte attenuator isoform X1 produces the protein MNMDRTSYTYLMIFYILVPIYGRTEGLFPSCRVGLMVRRGTALKRAPHQPVTISCPVKHCGKSVNVSWCKILDTNICERIRNTQNVEIRQRDDNAKNELVSILTFKWISAQDGGLYRCDLKGYGFEEISHTINISVSDKHKEAESTHKVAVEPLSAPGDEAEAWLPYFYICAGIALVVFTLSAFTLLSSYGWKQILTHKSTKGKETSTRTIPDLPMWSAPSSPVMFVPSDIHSPGTPPYLITNGNQPLAKAADERKASLCAVYATVDHTQAGRPVSKQHAASEEDKAPQYAAVNVS, from the exons ATGAACATGGACAGAACCTCATACACTTATCTGATGATCTTTTACATATTGGTTCCCATCTATGGAAGAACTGAAG GCTTGTTTCCTTCATGTCGAGTTGGGCTGATGGTGCGGAGAGGCACGGCGCTGAAGAGAGCGCCACACCAGCCTGTGACGATCAGCTGTCCCGTCAAACACTGTGGAAAGTCAGTGAACGTCAGCTGGTGTAAAATACTggacacaaacatctgtgaacggatcagaaacacacagaatgtGGAAATAAGACAGAGAGACGACAATGCGAAGAATGAACTGGTCTCCATTTTAACTTTCAAATGGATTTCTGCTCAAGATGGTGGCCTGTACAGATGTGATTTAAAAGGATACGGATTTGAGGAAATCAGTCACACCATCAACATCTCAGTTTCAG ACAAACATAAGGAGGCTGAGTCAACTCACAAAGTTGCTG TTGAGCCACTGTCCGCTCCTGGTGATGAGGCTGAGGCCTGGCTGCCCTACTTCTACATCTGTGCTGGCATCGCTCTTGTGGTTTTCACATTATCGGCATTTACCCTCCTGAGTTCTTACGGCTGGAAAC AAATACTGACCCACAAGTCAACGAAGGGGAAG GAAACATCCACTCGTACGATACCGGACCTGCCCATGTGGAGCGCTCCATCCTCTCCCGTCATGTTTGTTCCAAGCGACATCCACTCTCCAGGGACACCACCTTACCTGATCACCAATGGGAACCAGCCTTTGGCGAAGGCCGCAGATGAGCGTAAAGCATCTCTCTGTGCCGTGTACGCCACCGTCGACCATACACAGGCTGGGAGACCTGTCAGTAAGCAGCACGCTGCCTCTGAAGAAGATAAAGCCCCTCAGTATGCTGCTGTCAATGTttcctaa
- the si:ch211-214p13.7 gene encoding uncharacterized protein si:ch211-214p13.7 yields MGNCTSRTKKKRKDESAPDDKPVEDVTYASIDHSTAKGPRTSRAVSDNDCDYATVQVPAALQPQPECGSSSKDECADDYVLMG; encoded by the exons ATGGGAAACTGCACCTCAAG gacaaagaagaaaagaaaag aTGAGTCTGCACCAGATGATAAG CCTGTCGAGGATGTGACGTACGCCTCGATTGACCACAGCACTGCCAAAGGACCGAGAACATCCAGAGCTGTAAGTGACAACGACTGTGACTATGCCACAGTTCAGGTCCCGGCAGCACTGCAACCTCAACCTGAGTGTGGGTCCTCATCCAAAGACGAATGTGCAGATGATTATGTGCTGATGGGCTGA
- the si:ch211-214p13.9 gene encoding cell surface glycoprotein CD200 receptor 1 isoform X2 produces the protein MMLIFATVFLLVPAAWSHEPGTNQSTNVTSTYVIRNLTFNSGSNVNLNCSNRTWAQTIYVIWDMMLTNKICKVSFSNEGRGEDTCKDGKSLRNTSRAQSYLHIPNFSATDVGVYKCNFVYNGGKEDYEINVAITVPPTLSAWIEHGDKMVAVCKAERGKPAANISWSHSRDSLSVETLESDGLITVESRLELDKGTDTKNLTCAFSHPSWEKEKTLVAKLSKDFPWWLILTGVVVSVLLVGFAIFAQKKILMLRRCHQCDSSPSKSPTIEEVEEVEPYASYVQRVNS, from the exons ATGATGTTGATTTTTGCCACAGTTTTCCTCTTGGTACCTGCAGCGTGGAGCCATGAGCCAG GAACTAATCAAAGCACCAATGTGACCAGCACTTATG TTATCAGAAATCTAACGTTCAACTCAGGCAGTAATGTGAACTTGAACTGCAGCAACAGGACGTGGGCACAGACGATCTATGTGATTTGGGACAtgatgctgacaaacaaaatatgTAAGGTCTCCTTCAGCAACGAAGGGAGGGGCGAAGACACCTGCAAAGATGGCAAGTCTCTCAGGAACACGTCCAGGGCTCAGTCGTACCTGCACATCCCTAACTTCTCCGCCACTGACGTGGGGGTCTACAAGTGTAACTTTGTTTACAACGGGGGAAAGGAGGACTATGAGATCAACGTGGCCATCACAG TTCCTCCCACATTGTCAGCCTGGATAGAGCACGGGGACAAGATGGTGGCAGTGTGCAAAGCTGAAAGAGGAAAACCCGCCGCCAACATCAGCTGGAGTCACAGCAGAGACTCGCTGTCTGTGGAGACTCTTGAGTCAGATGGATTGATTACAGTGGAAAGTCGTCTGGAGCTCGACAAGGGCACGGACACAAAGAACCTGACCTGTGCTTTCAGCCACCCATCCTGGGAAAAGGAGAAGACTCTGGTGGCAAAGCTCAGTAAAG attttcctTGGTGGCTCATTCTTACTGGTGTGGTAGTCAGTGTGCTTTTAGTGGGATTTGCCATTTTTGCGCAAAAGAAAATCCTAATGTTGAG GCGATGCCACCAGTGTGACTCATCACCATCCAAATCTCCAACG atagaggaagtggaggaggtggagcctTATGCCAGCTATGTTCAACGTGTGAACTC TTGA
- the si:ch211-214p13.9 gene encoding cell surface glycoprotein CD200 receptor 1 isoform X3, translating to MMLIFATVFLLVPAAWSHEPVIRNLTFNSGSNVNLNCSNRTWAQTIYVIWDMMLTNKICKVSFSNEGRGEDTCKDGKSLRNTSRAQSYLHIPNFSATDVGVYKCNFVYNGGKEDYEINVAITVPPTLSAWIEHGDKMVAVCKAERGKPAANISWSHSRDSLSVETLESDGLITVESRLELDKGTDTKNLTCAFSHPSWEKEKTLVAKLSKDFPWWLILTGVVVSVLLVGFAIFAQKKILMLRRCHQCDSSPSKSPTIEEVEEVEPYASYVQRVNSIYN from the exons ATGATGTTGATTTTTGCCACAGTTTTCCTCTTGGTACCTGCAGCGTGGAGCCATGAGCCAG TTATCAGAAATCTAACGTTCAACTCAGGCAGTAATGTGAACTTGAACTGCAGCAACAGGACGTGGGCACAGACGATCTATGTGATTTGGGACAtgatgctgacaaacaaaatatgTAAGGTCTCCTTCAGCAACGAAGGGAGGGGCGAAGACACCTGCAAAGATGGCAAGTCTCTCAGGAACACGTCCAGGGCTCAGTCGTACCTGCACATCCCTAACTTCTCCGCCACTGACGTGGGGGTCTACAAGTGTAACTTTGTTTACAACGGGGGAAAGGAGGACTATGAGATCAACGTGGCCATCACAG TTCCTCCCACATTGTCAGCCTGGATAGAGCACGGGGACAAGATGGTGGCAGTGTGCAAAGCTGAAAGAGGAAAACCCGCCGCCAACATCAGCTGGAGTCACAGCAGAGACTCGCTGTCTGTGGAGACTCTTGAGTCAGATGGATTGATTACAGTGGAAAGTCGTCTGGAGCTCGACAAGGGCACGGACACAAAGAACCTGACCTGTGCTTTCAGCCACCCATCCTGGGAAAAGGAGAAGACTCTGGTGGCAAAGCTCAGTAAAG attttcctTGGTGGCTCATTCTTACTGGTGTGGTAGTCAGTGTGCTTTTAGTGGGATTTGCCATTTTTGCGCAAAAGAAAATCCTAATGTTGAG GCGATGCCACCAGTGTGACTCATCACCATCCAAATCTCCAACG atagaggaagtggaggaggtggagcctTATGCCAGCTATGTTCAACGTGTGAACTCTATCTATAACTGA
- the si:ch211-214p13.9 gene encoding cell surface glycoprotein CD200 receptor 1 isoform X1: MMLIFATVFLLVPAAWSHEPGTNQSTNVTSTYVIRNLTFNSGSNVNLNCSNRTWAQTIYVIWDMMLTNKICKVSFSNEGRGEDTCKDGKSLRNTSRAQSYLHIPNFSATDVGVYKCNFVYNGGKEDYEINVAITVPPTLSAWIEHGDKMVAVCKAERGKPAANISWSHSRDSLSVETLESDGLITVESRLELDKGTDTKNLTCAFSHPSWEKEKTLVAKLSKDFPWWLILTGVVVSVLLVGFAIFAQKKILMLRRCHQCDSSPSKSPTIEEVEEVEPYASYVQRVNSIYN, encoded by the exons ATGATGTTGATTTTTGCCACAGTTTTCCTCTTGGTACCTGCAGCGTGGAGCCATGAGCCAG GAACTAATCAAAGCACCAATGTGACCAGCACTTATG TTATCAGAAATCTAACGTTCAACTCAGGCAGTAATGTGAACTTGAACTGCAGCAACAGGACGTGGGCACAGACGATCTATGTGATTTGGGACAtgatgctgacaaacaaaatatgTAAGGTCTCCTTCAGCAACGAAGGGAGGGGCGAAGACACCTGCAAAGATGGCAAGTCTCTCAGGAACACGTCCAGGGCTCAGTCGTACCTGCACATCCCTAACTTCTCCGCCACTGACGTGGGGGTCTACAAGTGTAACTTTGTTTACAACGGGGGAAAGGAGGACTATGAGATCAACGTGGCCATCACAG TTCCTCCCACATTGTCAGCCTGGATAGAGCACGGGGACAAGATGGTGGCAGTGTGCAAAGCTGAAAGAGGAAAACCCGCCGCCAACATCAGCTGGAGTCACAGCAGAGACTCGCTGTCTGTGGAGACTCTTGAGTCAGATGGATTGATTACAGTGGAAAGTCGTCTGGAGCTCGACAAGGGCACGGACACAAAGAACCTGACCTGTGCTTTCAGCCACCCATCCTGGGAAAAGGAGAAGACTCTGGTGGCAAAGCTCAGTAAAG attttcctTGGTGGCTCATTCTTACTGGTGTGGTAGTCAGTGTGCTTTTAGTGGGATTTGCCATTTTTGCGCAAAAGAAAATCCTAATGTTGAG GCGATGCCACCAGTGTGACTCATCACCATCCAAATCTCCAACG atagaggaagtggaggaggtggagcctTATGCCAGCTATGTTCAACGTGTGAACTCTATCTATAACTGA